One Astyanax mexicanus isolate ESR-SI-001 chromosome 3, AstMex3_surface, whole genome shotgun sequence genomic region harbors:
- the nxph1 gene encoding neurexophilin-1, which translates to MRAAGWCAVFLLTPALCLVSSVHGSIPGKSELLKSGSPKSTLKHIWTESSKDLSISRLLSQTLHGKENATALDLRYDTPEPYSEQDLWDWLRNSTDLQDSRPRAKRRPMVKTGKFKKMFGWGDFHSNIKTVKLNLLITGKIVDHGNGTFSVYFRHNSTGQGNVSVSLVPPTKIVEFDLTAQQSVIDAKDSKSFNCRIEYEKVEKGSKNTLCNFDPSKTCFQEQTQSHVSWLCSKPFKVICIYISFYSTDYKLVQKVCPDYNYHSDTPYFPSG; encoded by the coding sequence GTTTCAAGTGTTCACGGTTCCATCCCAGGGAAATCAGAGCTGCTCAAGTCAGGAAGCCCCAAATCAACGTTAAAGCACATATGGACAGAAAGCAGCAAGGACTTGTCGATCAGTCGGCTGCTGTCACAGACTCTGCACGGGAAGGAGAACGCCACAGCCCTGGACCTGCGCTATGACACGCCGGAGCCCTACTCAGAGCAGGACCTGTGGGACTGGCTGAGGAATTCCACCGACCTGCAGGACTCCCGACCCAGGGCCAAGCGACGGCCCATGGTCAAGACGGGCAAGTTCAAGAAAATGTTCGGCTGGGGAGACTTCCACTCCAACATAAAGACGGTCAAGCTCAACCTTCTCATCACCGGCAAGATCGTCGACCATGGCAACGGCACCTTCAGCGTCTACTTTCGACACAATTCCACGGGCCAGGGGAACGTGTCCGTCAGCCTGGTCCCACCGACCAAGATCGTGGAGTTCGACTTGACGGCCCAGCAGTCTGTTATCGACGCCAAGGACTCCAAGTCCTTCAACTGCCGCATCGAGTACGAAAAAGTGGAGAAGGGCTCAAAGAACACGCTCTGCAACTTCGACCCGTCCAAGACATGCTTCCAGGAGCAGACGCAGAGCCACGTCTCCTGGCTCTGCTCAAAGCCCTTCAAAGTCATCTGCATCTACATCTCCTTCTACAGCACCGACTACAAGCTGGTGCAGAAAGTCTGCCCGGACTATAATTACCACAGCGACACCCCCTACTTCCCCTCTGGCTGA